The Mixta hanseatica genome includes a region encoding these proteins:
- a CDS encoding very short patch repair endonuclease — MADVHSAAVRSKNMRAIRTRDTAIEQRLAELLTDRGFHYRVQDKNLAGRPDFVLDESRAIIFVHGCFWHHHHCYLFKIPATRTAFWMGKIGSNVERDRRHIAQLTQQQWKVLVVWECALRGKLKLDDEAIVSRLEEWILASDSNAAIDHQGMHPLLLAPDGSAPALSTPGAT; from the coding sequence ATGGCTGATGTACATTCGGCTGCGGTGCGCAGCAAAAATATGCGCGCAATCCGCACGCGTGATACCGCCATTGAACAACGCCTGGCCGAATTGCTGACGGATCGCGGCTTTCATTATCGGGTGCAGGATAAAAATCTGGCGGGACGTCCCGATTTCGTGCTGGATGAATCACGGGCGATTATCTTTGTTCACGGCTGCTTTTGGCACCATCATCACTGCTATCTGTTTAAGATACCGGCGACCCGCACCGCTTTCTGGATGGGAAAAATCGGCAGTAACGTTGAGCGCGATCGTCGTCATATTGCGCAGTTAACGCAGCAGCAGTGGAAAGTGTTGGTAGTATGGGAATGCGCGCTGCGCGGCAAGTTAAAGCTGGATGATGAGGCAATAGTGAGTCGTCTTGAAGAGTGGATCCTTGCCAGCGACAGTAATGCCGCCATCGACCATCAGGGCATGCATCCGTTGCTA